A window of the Tunturibacter empetritectus genome harbors these coding sequences:
- a CDS encoding cobaltochelatase subunit CobN — MNPEFLSAGNVDPDVVASVTAYLERGGTSNLVECLKFLSDRLLLTGHGYEKPTTPAEHGIYMQDLEHAEYEDWQQRADPAKPTAAILFYRAHLLSGNTAFVNTLAEALESHGLNALCIFTSSMKALEDGFPAALRLVERRVNIIVTTLSFALGEINTGDVTLAGKNISILERLGVPVIQAIPSGMPRGNWEISRRGLNALDTAINVALPEFDGRIISVPVSFKERGNAQSGDLYVPHQERADRVAGIAVRLARLQTLANPYKRVAFVLTNSSTKAAQVGNAVGLDSPASLLNLLRAMKGRRYSVGDLPESADDLIHDLLSRGTYDDAHPLDGQRAHRYSRTLYRRRFERFPDVPEKRMKDMWGQPADRGYTLRSTSPKIDKKLMSEVATKIAAMNFEPFSDNDDYLFAAMHLENALIAIQPPRGYGLNPDAIYHTPDLPPTHHYTAFYQWLGTSVEHGGWGADAIVHVGKHGTLEWLPGKSVGLSEECFPDLLLEDMPLIYPFIINDPGEGSQSKRRGHAVIVDHLTPPMTSAETYGPLAALNQLVNEYYAVEKLDPSKLPFIQQQIWELIQDANLKADLDLKNLLSRDHGDHKHDWDDELTPEGVPVTLAEMSGSEVAHLIEDIDGYLCELGMAQIRDGLHILGNMPPLPEMLRSMTRLENVGSPSLLDAIARNLNFDYRELLDAPGKKLDVAITLSDSVCYANADVLDVLDRMALNLYTKLEELGFRVDRLEELQHAVVGCASDEVSRALTFACLQIVPNLERAGEEVEHVLDALEGRYIPAGPAGAPTRGMAHILPTGRNFYAVDPRALPSEAAWRVGQQLAREAIERYRVEENQYPETVGLSAWGTSQMRTHGDDVSEVLALLGVEPVWNKQSRRPEGIILIPLEKLGRPRVDVTLRISGFFRDAFPHLIDMIDDAVALVIQQDEPLEMNFPKKHYLRDLEKNSDQGAEEAEASARFRIFGAKPGTYGAGIQALMETHHWKTDGDIAQVFLEWGGYAYGKSANGVDARHIFAERLKSVQVALHNQDNREHDIFDSDDYFQFHGGMVATIRALTGVQPKAYFGDSSRPDAVRVRDLREEALRVYRSRVINPKWIESVKRHGYKGGLELTATVDYIFGFDATAHIAPDFVYEGLAQEYALNRETQSFLKQSNPWALNAIAERLLEAKERGLWEDAKPETLDALREVLLDSETLLEARGETSRITV, encoded by the coding sequence ATGAATCCCGAGTTTCTCAGTGCCGGGAACGTCGATCCGGATGTAGTCGCGTCGGTGACGGCCTATCTTGAGCGCGGTGGCACATCGAATCTTGTGGAGTGCCTGAAGTTTTTGTCCGACCGTCTTCTGCTGACCGGGCACGGCTATGAGAAACCTACGACTCCCGCAGAGCACGGAATTTACATGCAAGATCTGGAGCATGCGGAGTATGAAGACTGGCAGCAACGCGCAGATCCCGCGAAGCCTACCGCGGCGATTCTGTTTTATCGCGCTCATCTTCTCAGTGGAAATACTGCATTCGTTAACACTCTCGCTGAAGCCCTGGAGTCTCACGGCTTGAATGCACTCTGTATCTTTACCTCGAGCATGAAGGCTTTGGAGGATGGTTTCCCAGCGGCGCTCAGGCTAGTGGAACGACGCGTCAATATTATTGTCACTACGTTATCTTTCGCATTGGGCGAGATAAACACCGGTGATGTAACGCTTGCCGGCAAGAATATTTCGATCCTGGAGCGGTTGGGCGTTCCCGTTATTCAGGCGATCCCGAGCGGGATGCCAAGGGGAAACTGGGAGATCTCGCGCCGCGGGTTAAATGCACTGGACACGGCGATCAATGTAGCACTGCCGGAGTTCGATGGCCGCATCATCTCTGTGCCGGTCTCGTTCAAGGAACGGGGAAATGCTCAGTCCGGGGATCTGTATGTGCCTCACCAAGAGCGCGCCGATCGAGTGGCCGGAATTGCTGTCCGACTTGCGAGACTTCAGACCTTGGCCAATCCTTACAAGCGCGTCGCGTTTGTGCTTACAAATTCATCGACGAAGGCTGCGCAGGTGGGAAATGCAGTTGGTCTCGATTCGCCGGCGAGCTTACTAAATCTGCTCCGTGCCATGAAGGGACGCCGGTATAGTGTCGGAGATTTGCCGGAGTCGGCCGATGATCTGATTCACGATCTTCTTTCGCGTGGAACGTATGACGACGCGCATCCCCTCGATGGGCAACGTGCTCATCGATATTCGCGCACGCTGTATCGGCGACGTTTCGAACGCTTTCCTGATGTCCCAGAGAAACGGATGAAAGATATGTGGGGGCAGCCCGCTGATCGCGGATACACGCTGCGGTCGACTTCGCCGAAGATTGACAAGAAGCTGATGAGCGAAGTTGCAACCAAGATTGCCGCGATGAACTTTGAACCATTTAGTGATAATGACGATTACTTGTTTGCAGCAATGCATCTCGAGAACGCACTGATTGCGATCCAGCCGCCGCGGGGGTACGGCCTGAATCCTGATGCCATCTATCACACCCCTGATCTTCCGCCGACTCATCATTACACGGCGTTCTACCAATGGCTGGGGACTTCCGTGGAGCATGGTGGATGGGGTGCCGATGCAATCGTGCATGTTGGAAAGCATGGAACGCTCGAATGGCTGCCAGGAAAATCTGTTGGTCTGTCAGAAGAGTGCTTTCCCGATCTACTTCTCGAAGACATGCCGCTGATCTATCCGTTCATCATTAATGATCCGGGAGAGGGAAGTCAGTCGAAGCGAAGAGGCCATGCGGTCATTGTGGATCATCTGACGCCACCCATGACGAGTGCAGAGACCTACGGACCGCTCGCAGCACTGAATCAATTGGTGAATGAGTACTATGCGGTGGAAAAGCTTGATCCGTCGAAGCTGCCTTTCATTCAGCAACAGATTTGGGAGTTGATTCAGGATGCGAATCTGAAAGCGGATCTCGATCTAAAGAATCTACTATCGCGTGACCATGGCGATCACAAACATGATTGGGATGACGAACTCACGCCAGAAGGAGTTCCGGTCACGCTGGCGGAGATGAGCGGAAGTGAGGTTGCCCATCTGATCGAGGACATCGATGGGTATCTGTGCGAACTCGGCATGGCGCAGATACGCGATGGTCTGCACATTCTTGGCAACATGCCACCGCTTCCGGAGATGCTTCGATCGATGACTCGACTGGAGAACGTCGGATCGCCCAGCCTACTCGATGCGATCGCCCGCAATCTAAATTTCGATTATCGGGAACTTCTTGACGCTCCCGGGAAGAAGCTAGATGTTGCCATCACTCTGTCTGACAGTGTTTGTTACGCAAACGCTGACGTTCTTGATGTGCTGGATCGAATGGCTCTAAATCTTTATACGAAGCTTGAAGAGCTTGGCTTCCGTGTTGATCGTCTCGAAGAGTTGCAGCACGCCGTCGTCGGATGTGCTTCGGACGAAGTCTCGCGTGCGCTCACATTCGCCTGCCTGCAGATTGTTCCAAATCTTGAGCGAGCAGGTGAAGAGGTGGAGCATGTTCTTGATGCTTTGGAAGGCCGTTATATCCCTGCGGGCCCAGCTGGGGCACCGACACGTGGGATGGCACATATTCTTCCGACTGGCAGAAATTTCTATGCAGTCGACCCACGTGCCCTGCCTTCTGAAGCTGCGTGGCGCGTAGGTCAGCAACTCGCACGCGAGGCGATAGAGCGTTATCGTGTTGAAGAAAACCAGTACCCCGAGACAGTCGGGCTCAGTGCGTGGGGTACTTCGCAGATGCGTACGCACGGTGACGACGTAAGCGAGGTTCTGGCGTTGCTCGGTGTGGAGCCGGTGTGGAATAAACAATCCAGACGCCCGGAAGGAATCATCTTGATTCCATTGGAAAAACTCGGCAGGCCGCGCGTGGATGTCACGCTTCGCATCAGCGGGTTTTTTCGAGATGCGTTTCCTCATCTTATTGACATGATCGATGATGCGGTCGCGCTGGTCATTCAGCAGGATGAGCCGCTGGAGATGAACTTTCCTAAGAAACATTATCTGCGGGATCTTGAGAAAAATAGTGATCAGGGAGCCGAAGAGGCGGAGGCTTCTGCGCGATTTAGAATCTTCGGAGCGAAACCAGGTACTTATGGAGCTGGCATTCAAGCGCTGATGGAGACACATCACTGGAAGACTGACGGGGATATCGCACAGGTGTTTCTCGAATGGGGCGGTTACGCGTATGGCAAGTCGGCGAATGGCGTGGATGCGCGACACATCTTTGCCGAGCGATTGAAGAGTGTTCAGGTTGCGTTACATAACCAGGACAATAGAGAACATGACATCTTCGACTCTGATGATTATTTTCAGTTTCACGGCGGCATGGTGGCTACCATCCGAGCGCTTACAGGAGTACAACCCAAGGCCTATTTCGGCGATAGCTCCCGTCCGGACGCCGTACGTGTACGTGACCTGCGCGAAGAGGCTCTGCGTGTCTATCGTTCGCGTGTCATCAATCCGAAGTGGATCGAGAGCGTCAAGCGTCACGGTTACAAAGGTGGGCTGGAGCTAACCGCGACGGTCGACTATATCTTCGGTTTTGATGCGACGGCACATATAGCTCCAGATTTTGTCTACGAAGGACTGGCACAAGAGTATGCACTTAATCGTGAGACGCAGAGCTTTCTGAAACAGTCAAATCCGTGGGCGTTGAATGCGATCGCCGAACGTTTGCTCGAAGCCAAGGAACGTGGGCTTTGGGAGGACGCTAAACCTGAGACACTCGATGCGCTACGTGAGGTTCTGCTTGACAGCGAAACTTTGTTAGAAGCACGCGGTGAGACTAGCAGGATTACAGTATGA
- a CDS encoding AAA family ATPase yields the protein MTRPAYPFAAIVGQEQMKMALLLAAVDWRLGVLLRGDKGAGKTTTARALAELLPKPGRFVNLPIGITEDRLLGGMDLGSTLKGEPALRAGLVAEANGGVLYVDEVNLLPDHLADALLDAAATGVSTVEREGFSAVQEARFVLMGSMNPEEGSLRPQLLDRFALVADITASGLATERREVVERRLMYDADPSLFAARWMEQQIYLQQRIAAARVMLRSVQCSTLMLEHISTIVCEHGVLSLRADLAIARASCAQAALLGCEEVAEEHIGAVLPLALAHRITRSPQKPPLPQTSPSPLPQTPAQSRESEETDEMTEQRFSSLSVRTPELHWTANGGRSGAMGGRKGTAPGPVVRSRKSESPAELDSRSSVLEAVARTGRPSPRLEDLYEKVREPLVGTRFLVVVDSSGSHAARERMRVVKGAVGGLMERSLRRRDEVAVIVFRGETAEILVAPTSDVATVVAALEYLPTGGRTPLAHALELANELVTSETLLLLVTDGRANVPYRSDDAWRDALQAGARIQCPGLVIDTESGNHAFGKAKELADAMRSECISLSEFEAGYDFAVLLKNSVGW from the coding sequence ATGACTCGCCCGGCTTATCCGTTCGCGGCGATTGTCGGCCAGGAGCAGATGAAGATGGCGCTGCTTCTCGCTGCTGTGGATTGGCGCCTGGGAGTGCTCCTACGTGGAGACAAAGGCGCGGGGAAGACCACGACGGCGCGAGCGCTCGCCGAGTTGCTCCCAAAGCCTGGCCGCTTCGTCAATCTTCCCATAGGCATAACGGAAGATCGCCTTTTAGGCGGGATGGACTTAGGGAGTACGTTGAAGGGTGAACCGGCGCTTCGGGCCGGCCTGGTCGCAGAGGCAAACGGTGGCGTTCTTTATGTCGATGAGGTCAACCTTTTGCCTGACCATCTTGCCGACGCGTTGTTGGATGCAGCTGCGACCGGCGTGAGCACAGTCGAGCGGGAAGGTTTTAGCGCAGTGCAGGAAGCACGATTCGTTTTGATGGGAAGCATGAATCCGGAAGAGGGATCGCTGCGGCCACAGTTGCTCGATCGGTTTGCCCTCGTTGCGGATATTACTGCCAGCGGATTGGCGACTGAAAGACGGGAGGTCGTTGAACGGCGCTTGATGTATGACGCCGACCCTTCACTTTTTGCGGCCCGGTGGATGGAGCAGCAGATATATCTTCAGCAGCGGATAGCAGCTGCGAGGGTAATGCTTCGATCTGTGCAATGTTCTACCCTTATGTTGGAGCACATCAGCACGATCGTTTGCGAACATGGAGTACTATCTCTGCGTGCGGATCTCGCCATAGCGCGTGCGAGCTGCGCACAGGCGGCGCTGCTGGGTTGTGAAGAGGTTGCAGAGGAACATATCGGGGCGGTTCTGCCACTCGCCTTGGCTCATCGGATAACGCGTTCCCCTCAGAAGCCACCTCTTCCACAGACTTCTCCTTCACCATTACCCCAAACACCGGCGCAGAGCAGGGAGAGCGAAGAGACCGATGAAATGACCGAGCAGCGCTTTTCTTCTTTGTCAGTCAGAACACCCGAATTGCATTGGACCGCGAATGGCGGTAGAAGCGGAGCGATGGGTGGGCGCAAAGGGACTGCACCGGGTCCCGTTGTCAGAAGCAGAAAGAGCGAGAGCCCCGCGGAGTTAGATTCTCGCTCTTCCGTGCTGGAAGCCGTTGCCCGAACTGGTCGACCGAGTCCGCGTCTTGAGGATTTATATGAGAAGGTGCGTGAGCCGTTAGTGGGAACGCGGTTTTTGGTTGTTGTGGATTCAAGCGGGTCGCATGCAGCGCGGGAACGGATGAGAGTGGTGAAGGGAGCGGTGGGGGGGCTCATGGAACGTTCCCTGCGGCGTCGTGACGAGGTGGCCGTGATCGTATTTCGGGGAGAAACTGCCGAGATTCTGGTTGCTCCTACAAGCGACGTTGCGACGGTGGTTGCTGCGTTGGAGTATTTGCCGACTGGCGGGCGTACCCCTCTTGCGCATGCGCTTGAACTGGCGAATGAACTGGTGACGTCCGAGACGCTGTTATTGCTTGTTACCGATGGAAGGGCCAATGTTCCTTATCGCAGCGATGACGCCTGGCGTGACGCGTTGCAGGCAGGGGCCAGGATTCAATGTCCCGGTCTGGTTATCGACACTGAGTCGGGTAATCATGCTTTTGGTAAGGCGAAAGAACTCGCCGACGCTATGCGGTCCGAGTGCATCAGCTTGTCGGAGTTTGAAGCAGGATATGATTTCGCCGTTCTGCTCAAGAACAGTGTTGGTTGGTAA